The DNA window AGGTTTTTTGCGGGGGGTATGGGGTTTGGGGGTGAGCCCGCCCCCCAAAATCCCCTTTCTGGGCGGTATACTTTGCGTATGCCCCTGGCGTGGCTGACTGGGGGGCGGGCGAGGGGCGAAGCCCTAGGGGGGCGCGAAGCGCCCCCCCTAGGGGCTTCGCCCCTCGGGCCTTGGTGCGAGGCCCGACCCCCCACCCATACCCCCCCGGATGGAACGAAACGGGGGTGCAGGGGGCGCCCAGCCCCCTGCCTGCAAACCCGCGCCGGGCGTGGAAGGGGCCCCGTCAGGGGACGAGGGGGGCCCCCCTTCCTTTGGGGCGGCATTTTTCTGGGGCGGCCTCCTCGGGTTGCGGGGTACGGGGTGGGCCGGGCCCCTGTCCAGGGTGCGGGGTAGGGCCCCGCACCCCCGAAGGGGCTTGCCCTGGACAGGGTGGCCCACCCGTAGACTGGTTGGCCCCGAGGCCGCCCCGGGTCTGGAGGGTTTGGAGGTAGCGGGTGGCTGAGGAGAGGCCCCACCCCCTGGTGCATCTGGCCTGCGACGGGGTCATGCCCCGCTGGCTGGCTGAGGTCTACGGGGTTCCCCGGGGGGCGGGCCACCGGAGGGTGGTCCACCTTCCCCCTACCCCCTGGTCCCGGAGGGCGGTCCGCCTCGAGGTGGTGGGGTGGTCCCGGGGTGAGGTGGCTCTTGCGCCGAAGGCCCTCCGCCATGCCCTGGCGACTGCGGTGGCCCGCTACCGCCTGAGGGCCCGCCCTGACCTTTGGGACTCCCTGGCCGTCCGGTCCTCCCGGCGTTCCCTCCGAGGGAGGGAGTGGGCCCGTTGGCTAGGCCGGGAGGGTCGCTTGAAGGGGGTCCCCCGCCCTGATGCTGAGGTCTGGGATGTGGAGGCCCTGGCCCCCTTCCTTCCGAGGTTCACGAAGCGCCCTGATACCGGCTGGCCTCATCTCTACTCCCCGGTGGCCGTGGAGGTGGACATGCGCCTTTCCCCCGAGGCGGTCTGGGCTCGGTGGGAGGCGTGGCTTTCGGTCTACTCCGGGGTGCTCTGGTTTGTGCCCTCCGAGGAGAGGGCTCGGGCGGTGGGCTCTCTGCTCAGGCGGTGGTTGGAGGGGCGTGAAGGCCTCTCGGATGCCTGGCGGGTCTATGTGATTGGGAGGTGGTGGGATGGACAAGACTGAGGCTCAGGATTGGCGTGCGTCCTCCCTTGGGGGGGGCTGGCTCACTACCGGGGATGTGGCCCGGCGGGTCGGCATCTCTCCCGGTACGGCCCGGTACTACGCGGGCCTGCTCCTGGACCGGGGTTATCCCCTGCGTAAGGAGCAGAAGGAGAAAGGGGAGGAGTACCTTTGGCCCCCCGAGGCGGCGGAGCTTCTGCGTCTGGCCTACGGGGTGGCCCGGTCCGTGTCCCCTCGCCTCTCCGTGGAGGAAGCCCTTTCCCTCCTGGAGACGGCTGGCCGGCTGGCTCGGGGGCTCAAGGAGGGTGCGCCCACCATTCCCGAGGTGGTCCGGGACCTGAAGGGGCTGGGGGAGGTGCTGGAGGCGTTTAGGGGGGAGGCTAAGCGGTATGAGAGGCTTTCCGGGGAGATGTCCGCCACCCTGGGCGGCTTCCTTCGCCGCTTGGAGGGGGAGATGCAGGGGTTTGTCGCCGATACGCGCCGGGAGGTTTCCGAGGCCCTGAGCCGGGTGGTCAATCCCCTGGTCCCCGCCACCACCCTGGCGGTGCTTTCGTCCCTCTTCGCCGTGGGCTTCCTCGTCCTCTCCTCCGTCCACTCTGCGGGCTGGGTGTCGGCCCTTCCCTACCTGGGGGCGGCCCTCCTGGGCGGGGCCGTGGTCTGGTGGTTGAGGGGTTAGCCCCTATAATGGGGGCATGCGGTCGGCCATCGCCAAGCTCGGACTTCCCCCCTACAAACTTCACCCTGCCGGAGGTTCGGGGTAGAATGGTCTGACCCCCGGGGGTGCGGTGGCCGACCTAAATCCCCGGGGGTTTTACCTTCCCCCGAAATCCTCGTTCAGGACGGCCAAAGGGCCCTCTCCTACGGCCTCCGGGAGGTGGTCCGGCGGGCGCTCGCCCCCTACGCTGACCACTTCCGGGGGCTTACTTCCTGCGGCTACCCCGCCCCTCAGGGGGACCATGTAACGGCCTTCCTCGTGGAGGAGGAGGAGGGCTACCGGGTCCGCTTCTCCGGGGTGATGACCTGCGGGTCCCCGTGGGCTTGCCCGGTGTGCTCCTCGCGGCTGGCCCGGGACCGGGGCGAGGCCCTGGCCCGGGCGGCGGCCCGGCTGGTGGGGCTCGGCTACCGGGCCGTGCATGTGGTGCTCACGGTTCGGCACACCCGGGGGGAGGCCCTGGCCGATGTCTTCGGGGCCCTCTCCTCGGCCTGGCGGTGGGCCTGGGGGCATAGGCGGGTCAAGGCCCTCCTCCGGGGGGTGGCCTATGCCCGTTCGGTGGAGATTACCTTCGGGCGCAACGGCTGGCACCCCCACATCCACGCCCTTCTGCTCGTGCCTGCTCACCGGGATCCCTGGGCCCTTGAGGATCCACTTTGGGAGGCGTGGAGTGAGGCGGTGGAGGCGGTGGGCTGGGCTCCCTCGTCCCGTGATGCCTACTCCTTTGAGGTCGTGGAGTCCGAGGAGGACTTGGGCCATGTGAGCCGCTATGTGGGCAAGGGCTCGTGGGGCCTCGGCCTCGAGGTGGCGGGTGGACCTCTGAAAGGGGGCCACCAGGGCCTGACCCCCTTTGAGTTGCTGGGGGCGGCCTGGGCTGGGGGGGCCATCCCGTACCAGGGCACCCCGGCCTGGGTGGACGGGGAGGGGAGGGAGGTGGAGGTGGACCCCCTGGAGGAGGGGGGGGCCTTGATACTCCGGGAGTTTTGCGGCCACGCCCTCCGGCACGCTACTCGCCTCGGTCTGACCCCTGAGGAGGCCGCCTGGCGGTGGGTGGAGTACGCCAAGGCCACCCGTGGCCGCAAGGCCCTGACCACTTCCAGGGCGCTGACCCTCCTCCTCCGGGAGGCCCTGGCCGAGGTGGAGGCCGAGGAGGAGGCCCGGCCT is part of the Thermus amyloliquefaciens genome and encodes:
- a CDS encoding protein rep; the encoded protein is MVRRALAPYADHFRGLTSCGYPAPQGDHVTAFLVEEEEGYRVRFSGVMTCGSPWACPVCSSRLARDRGEALARAAARLVGLGYRAVHVVLTVRHTRGEALADVFGALSSAWRWAWGHRRVKALLRGVAYARSVEITFGRNGWHPHIHALLLVPAHRDPWALEDPLWEAWSEAVEAVGWAPSSRDAYSFEVVESEEDLGHVSRYVGKGSWGLGLEVAGGPLKGGHQGLTPFELLGAAWAGGAIPYQGTPAWVDGEGREVEVDPLEEGGALILREFCGHALRHATRLGLTPEEAAWRWVEYAKATRGRKALTTSRALTLLLREALAEVEAEEEARPPVEVVKLARAAYVWLLRSGRLAYWIHVAESLGSLVLACELLGLVEGVEWDVVPRAPPGEEEVAACV